One Cryptococcus neoformans var. grubii H99 chromosome 3, complete sequence genomic region harbors:
- a CDS encoding solute carrier family 30 (zinc transporter), member 1, variant, which translates to MGLSRQARIITLLVIDSIFFLIELITGYAVGSLALVADSFHMLNDVLSLIVALYTIRLATSPSSSANSYGWQRAEILGALINGVFLVALCVSIGLEAIGRIVSPPEISNAQLIVVVGSLGLLSNIVGLFLFHDHGHSHGGHSHGAVALPDDADETTSLISRDDSVSDLYQHPAQTRAQVIETAQEFGYGGTQLSSSLDSRAGYLAKSPNAGGHGRTGSASRRTKRGSFSRAGGHSRLGSANVVPPVPGQNDVLPPKASKKDDHDQDRDREQEQGSDNGKKLAGNASDAESGHTHSSPAEHGRHGGHGHSHGAMNMRGVFLHVVGDALGNVGVISAGLVIWFCQGRWTLYFDPGVSLVITCIIFSSALPLVKSASYILMQGVPSHVSLDAVRQCIYEVPGVDSVHELHIWQLSESTVVASVHVMIEAGRDYMVVASGIRERMHSHGIHSVTIQPEFYCEETDPQDTEACLIRCPPGQCSGDTCCPPGVKITGPEGDEGNGHDHEH; encoded by the exons ATGGGGCTCTCAAGACAGGCGCGCATCATCACCCTTCTCGTGATCGATAgcatctttttcttgatc GAACTGATTACCGGATATGCTGTGGGCTCTCTGGCACTTGTTGCCGACTCGTTCCATATGCTCAA CGATGTCCTCTCCCTCATCGTAGCTCTCTACACAATTAGACTCGCCACCTCGCCATCCTCGTCCGCCAATTCTTATGGCTGGCAGCGTGCGGAAATTCTTGGTGCTCTCATTAACGGTGTCTTCCTTGTTGCCCTCTGTGTTTCGATCGGGCTAGAAGCTATTGGCAGAATCGTCTCTCCCCCGGAGATCTCCAACGCCCAGTTGATCGTTGTGGTGGGCAGCTTGGGTCTATTGAGTAACATTGttggccttttccttttccatg ATCATGGTCACTCTCATGGCGGCCATTCTCACGGTGCTGTCGCACTTCCCGACGATGCGGACGAAACCACATCCCTCATCTCTCGCGACGATTCCGTATCGGACCTTTATCAGCATCCTGCTCAGACCCGCGCTCAAGTCATTGAAACTGCCCAGGAATTCGGGTACGGCGGTACTCAGCTTTCATCGTCTCTCGACTCTCGCGCTGGTTACTTGGCCAAATCTCCCAATGCAGGCGGCCATGGTCGAACTGGCAGCGCCAGTAGGCGAACGAAGAGAGGAAGTTTCTCTCGCGCTGGAGGCCACAGCAGGCTGGGCAGTGCCAACGTAGTACCTCCTGTTCCTGGACAAAACGATGTACTTCCTCCC aaagcgTCTAAGAAGGATGACCATGATCAAGACCGCGACCGTGAACAGGAACAGGGAAGTGACAACGGCAAGAAGCTCGCCGGGAACGCCAGCGACGCTGAGTCGGGTCATACCCATAGCTCACCTGCTGAACACGGTAGACATGGCGGCCATGGCCATTCCCACGGTGCTATGAACATGCGTGGTGTCTTTTTGCATGTTGTAGGTGACGCCCTCGGTAATGTCGGTGTTATCTCTGCTGGTCTGGTTATCTGGTT CTGCCAAGGCCGATGGACTCTCTACTTCGACCCAGGTGTCTCCCTTGTCATCACctgcatcatcttctcctccgccCTTCCCCTCGTCAAGTCTGCGTCTTACATCCTCATGCAGGGTGTGCCCTCCCACGTCTCTCTTGACGCCGTGCGTCAATGTATTTATGAAGTCCCTGGGGTCGACTCTGTGCACGAATTGCATATCTGGCAATTGTCAGAATCAACAGTCGTTGCCAGTGTTCATGTTATGATCGAGGCTGGCAGAGACTACATGGTGGTAGCTAGCGGCATTAGGGAAAGAATGCATAGCCACGGAATCCACAGCGTCACCATCCAACCAGA GTTTTACTGCGAGGAGACTGATCCCCAGGATACTGAGGCCTGTCTTATCCGTTGCCCACCAGGACAATGTAGCGGTGACACTTGCTGCCCTCCTGGCGTCAAGATCACCGGCCCCGAGGGTGATGAAGGGAACGGACATGATCACGAGCATTAA
- a CDS encoding solute carrier family 30 (zinc transporter), member 1 produces the protein MGLSRQARIITLLVIDSIFFLIELITGYAVGSLALVADSFHMLNDVLSLIVALYTIRLATSPSSSANSYGWQRAEILGALINGVFLVALCVSIGLEAIGRIVSPPEISNAQLIVVVGSLGLLSNIVGLFLFHDHGHSHGGHSHGAVALPDDADETTSLISRDDSVSDLYQHPAQTRAQVIETAQEFGYGGTQLSSSLDSRAGYLAKSPNAGGHGRTGSASRRTKRGSFSRAGGHSRLGSANVVPPVPGQNDVLPPVGGDGNSTSSSTVVDNGKKKASKKDDHDQDRDREQEQGSDNGKKLAGNASDAESGHTHSSPAEHGRHGGHGHSHGAMNMRGVFLHVVGDALGNVGVISAGLVIWFCQGRWTLYFDPGVSLVITCIIFSSALPLVKSASYILMQGVPSHVSLDAVRQCIYEVPGVDSVHELHIWQLSESTVVASVHVMIEAGRDYMVVASGIRERMHSHGIHSVTIQPEFYCEETDPQDTEACLIRCPPGQCSGDTCCPPGVKITGPEGDEGNGHDHEH, from the exons ATGGGGCTCTCAAGACAGGCGCGCATCATCACCCTTCTCGTGATCGATAgcatctttttcttgatc GAACTGATTACCGGATATGCTGTGGGCTCTCTGGCACTTGTTGCCGACTCGTTCCATATGCTCAA CGATGTCCTCTCCCTCATCGTAGCTCTCTACACAATTAGACTCGCCACCTCGCCATCCTCGTCCGCCAATTCTTATGGCTGGCAGCGTGCGGAAATTCTTGGTGCTCTCATTAACGGTGTCTTCCTTGTTGCCCTCTGTGTTTCGATCGGGCTAGAAGCTATTGGCAGAATCGTCTCTCCCCCGGAGATCTCCAACGCCCAGTTGATCGTTGTGGTGGGCAGCTTGGGTCTATTGAGTAACATTGttggccttttccttttccatg ATCATGGTCACTCTCATGGCGGCCATTCTCACGGTGCTGTCGCACTTCCCGACGATGCGGACGAAACCACATCCCTCATCTCTCGCGACGATTCCGTATCGGACCTTTATCAGCATCCTGCTCAGACCCGCGCTCAAGTCATTGAAACTGCCCAGGAATTCGGGTACGGCGGTACTCAGCTTTCATCGTCTCTCGACTCTCGCGCTGGTTACTTGGCCAAATCTCCCAATGCAGGCGGCCATGGTCGAACTGGCAGCGCCAGTAGGCGAACGAAGAGAGGAAGTTTCTCTCGCGCTGGAGGCCACAGCAGGCTGGGCAGTGCCAACGTAGTACCTCCTGTTCCTGGACAAAACGATGTACTTCCTCCCGTAGGTGGCGATGGTAACTCTACTTCAAGTTCTACAGTTGTTGATaatggcaagaagaaagcgTCTAAGAAGGATGACCATGATCAAGACCGCGACCGTGAACAGGAACAGGGAAGTGACAACGGCAAGAAGCTCGCCGGGAACGCCAGCGACGCTGAGTCGGGTCATACCCATAGCTCACCTGCTGAACACGGTAGACATGGCGGCCATGGCCATTCCCACGGTGCTATGAACATGCGTGGTGTCTTTTTGCATGTTGTAGGTGACGCCCTCGGTAATGTCGGTGTTATCTCTGCTGGTCTGGTTATCTGGTT CTGCCAAGGCCGATGGACTCTCTACTTCGACCCAGGTGTCTCCCTTGTCATCACctgcatcatcttctcctccgccCTTCCCCTCGTCAAGTCTGCGTCTTACATCCTCATGCAGGGTGTGCCCTCCCACGTCTCTCTTGACGCCGTGCGTCAATGTATTTATGAAGTCCCTGGGGTCGACTCTGTGCACGAATTGCATATCTGGCAATTGTCAGAATCAACAGTCGTTGCCAGTGTTCATGTTATGATCGAGGCTGGCAGAGACTACATGGTGGTAGCTAGCGGCATTAGGGAAAGAATGCATAGCCACGGAATCCACAGCGTCACCATCCAACCAGA GTTTTACTGCGAGGAGACTGATCCCCAGGATACTGAGGCCTGTCTTATCCGTTGCCCACCAGGACAATGTAGCGGTGACACTTGCTGCCCTCCTGGCGTCAAGATCACCGGCCCCGAGGGTGATGAAGGGAACGGACATGATCACGAGCATTAA
- a CDS encoding carbonic anhydrase, with amino-acid sequence MSHSSLEYPEMKKLFNRNLKWSENVREKNPSFFPHHFPGQRPEILWIGCSDARVPETTIMGCQPGDIFVHRNIANLYSPQDDSLNAVLMIALFNFNVKHIVVTGHTNCVGCLTALNVSRLPAAPPTTPLQRYVKPLATLARTLYTPDGPPTLDLLVEENVVQQVKNLVESDIIKDNWKRRGADGVVIHGWVYHLEDGIIRDLNVSMGPPGHVPGMQINNLF; translated from the exons ATGAGCCATTCTAGTCTCGAATACCCGGAGATG AAGAAGCTTTTCAACCGCAATCTCAAGTGGTCTGAAAATGTCAGGGAAAAGAACCCATCT TTCTTCCCGCACCATTTTCCTGGCCAACGACCGGAAATCTTGTGGATTGGTT GCTCTGACGCGCGCGTTCCCGAGACAACAATCATGGGTTGCCAGCCTGGGGATATTTTTGTGCACCGAAATATTGCAAA CTTGTACTCGCCTCAAGATGATTCGCTCAACGCGGTGTTGATGATCGCTTTGTTCAACTTCAACGTCAAGCACATTGTCGTCACA GGCCATACAAACTGCGTAGGCTGCCTTACAGCTCTCAACGTTTCTCGTTTACCGGCTGCGCCTCCTACAACTCCGTTGCAGCGTTATGTCAAGCCGCTCGCAACACTCGCCCGAACACTGTATACTCCTGACGGTCCTCCTACTTTGGATCTATTAGTGGAGGAAAATGTGGTGCAACAGGTGAAAAACCTAGTAGAAAGTGATATAATCAAGGAC AACTGGAAGAGACGAGGTGCTGATGGTGTTGTCATTCACGGTTGGGTATATCATCTCGAAGAT GGAATTATTCGGGATCTCAATGTCTCTATGGGACCACCTGGGCATGTCCCAGGTATGCAAATAAATAACTTATTCTAG